Within the Trachemys scripta elegans isolate TJP31775 chromosome 4, CAS_Tse_1.0, whole genome shotgun sequence genome, the region GTGTGACAGGCCTGCTGACGGGGAGTGTGAAGCGTTTCTCCACCATGACACGCTCGGGAAGGGATAATCGCAAACTGCTTTGTTACATTGCTGCTGGACTGGTGGTTGTCTTTTTCATCCTCTATTATCTGGTCTCAAAAGCACGGACTTGAGTGGGGTCCTCATGCTGGAATTTTTATGGAAAGAAAAACTTTGGTCATGATAAACagagacttgctcaaggttatCCTCAATCTACCCTTTCAAGAATAGTTGGGATATTCCTGGAGGACCAGATAACCTCTCTGGACTCCAGGTTACTGTCACTTTTCTAATCAGTCTTGGAGAGATTCATCAATTTTCATAAAATGAATATAGTTCATTTTgatctttttaaatgtatgtatacCACAACTTGATCTCCTAGTTGACACTTAGCCTTCGTTTATTGTCCATGACCTTTAGCCTTCATCTATTGCCTGGCTCATAACCATGTCGTGTCCACCTTAATGACGTGCCATGTTGTTAATGTGAAAGTGTCTGACTCAACCCATAGTAGCAATGTGCCTGTGCTCCATTCATAaatgagcagagctggggaggctgcATGGTTTAGTCTGAATatgggactgggaggcaggagctgttgAGTTCTAATCCAGCTCTGTCATTGGCTTGCTCTGTGGTCTTGGGAAGTCAGTTAATCTCATTTTATGTTTTGAAATACATTAATACCAACAGCATCTCACTAGGCTAGAATTGTTGTATAACACTCTAAAGAACTGAATTGTGTGTGGTAGGTACTGAGTTGAGTAGTTACTACTTGTTACAAAAATCCATCAGCCATTCATGGTATCAGAGCAGGATTTTACAACCATGGTAGCTTGGTTCTACCTGCTTGCTTGTCTTATAGCCGAGGATGGGGAAAGGCAGTAAAGAGATGGCTGGTGGCAGTAGCACAAATATCATGGCTCTTGTAACACATACACACGTGCTCAGTTGCAACTGTAGAAGACAACATGCGAGAGTTGAAAAACTGAAGATGAAAAATATTACTTTACAAAAGGCTTGGAAACTATTGTTTAAATAATCTAGAAGGGGAAGTTATTTGTACAGTTGGTACTAGCATTCCCATAATACATTTCCACTCCATAGATAAAAATGGAGTTTAGATCTGTCATCTTAAGTGGTCTGATCAGAGGGATGATTTAAAATAGGAGGTAACCTTAGAATTCCCAATTCTTTGTCCCCTCCACAGTACATCACCTGGTAGGTACGCTGCATGTCACTGGGTGACTGTCTGGAGTACATACCTGAGCATGTATTGTCTATTGTTTGTGAAGCCATCACTCCAGAGCTTTCAGCACTTTGAGATACAGTATGTACCCTGTTCTGTGATGATTCTACATAATTCTGTGCATTAGAATGCTGTGTGAATGAAGGATGTTAATGATCTTTCAGCACTACATCTTTATTCTGTACTGTATGTTGGTTAAGAATGCTCATTCCAAACCACCCTTCTCTCCCTTTCATTGACCTTGTTACGTCCCCTCTCATTCCAGCCCATGTATGTTCTCCCATCTGAATTATTTATATCTGCCTCCAGTTATAATAAACCATTCTAAAAATACtgctattgtttaaaaaaaataccccaaactctacacattattttaaaatggtacaaAACAACTCTACCATAATTGTTTTCTAGTGTATATTAATTGTTCCAAGGGCTTCTCTGGATTCTCCTGTAAGATTGCTTTGCTTGATGATTGGCTATCTCTTATTCCTCTTGATGTAGCCACCTCTCTAGGACCAAAGAACATATCCTCTATACAGTTATTCTCCCCAAACAAACTCATATTCCCTAATCCCTGTATATATTGTCTGACCCTGACAAATGACACTGAGACAGTGAAGAATTCCTCTCTTACAAGCCACAGAACATTGATCCTTCTGCAGATTTAGATCCAGTTTTCTTAATCTGCTTCTTACCTTGAATATTGATTTTCTAATGTACTAGTTGATGTACTGTAACTTGTGTCCTTATCCTGTTCCAAAGGTAGAATGTGCAATAGGGATGGAGAGAGAAGGATGCAGTGATGATCCACTCTGGCTCTTGGCTCAGTTGACTCAGTCCTGTTTGATTCTTGTCTTTGGTAAGACTTGGCTGTTCTAAGCTCATTTTACACGCTTAAAAAATTTGGGTGGCTCACTTGACTATTCCGTCTGCTTCCCTCAAGCAAATCTTTCCTAACCAAAAAACTCCAAAGCACTAATTCTTGCCAGAGCAATGatttctttattttgctttttatggTGTGAATAAACTTGTACTGTCTTAAGATGCTGCACCAGTAATGTTATATGTATGTTCTTATCATGG harbors:
- the BET1L gene encoding BET1-like protein isoform X2; its protein translation is MLDVENKRMADNLATKVTRLKSLALDIDKDAEDQNRYLDGTDSDFMSVTGLLTGSVKRFSTMTRSGRDNRKLLCYIAAGLVVVFFILYYLVSKART
- the BET1L gene encoding BET1-like protein isoform X3, whose protein sequence is MADWGRGQSPNAVDDMLDVENKRMADNLATKVTRLKSDSDFMSVTGLLTGSVKRFSTMTRSGRDNRKLLCYIAAGLVVVFFILYYLVSKART